A window from Culex pipiens pallens isolate TS chromosome 3, TS_CPP_V2, whole genome shotgun sequence encodes these proteins:
- the LOC120426083 gene encoding 60S acidic ribosomal protein P0, producing the protein MGREDKTTWKANYFVKIVQLLDEYPKCFIVGADNVGSRQMQTIRISLRGSAIVLMGKNTMMRKAIRGHLENNSNLEKLLPHIRGNVGFVFTKGDLADIRDKLMESKVRAPARAGAIAPLEVIIPAQNTGLGPEKTSFFQALSIPTKISKGTIEIINDVPILKPGDKVGASEATLLNMLNISPFSYGLQIEQVYDSGSIFSPEILDIKPEDLRAKFQAGVANLAAVSLEIGYPTLASVPHSIANGFRNLLAIAAVTEVEFKEAETVKEFIKDPSKFAAVAAPAAAAASAAPAAAAKEEKKEESESEDDDMGFGLFD; encoded by the exons ATGGGTAGGGAGGACAAGACCACCTGGAAAGCCAACTACTTCGTCAAGATTGTG CAACTGCTCGATGAGTACCCCAAGTGCTTCATCGTGGGCGCCGACAATGTCGGTTCCCGCCAGATGCAGACCATCCGTATCTCGCTCCGTGGCTCGGCCATCGTCCTGATGGGCAAGAACACGATGATGCGCAAGGCCATCCGTGGTCATCTGGAGAACAACAGCAACCTGGAGAAGCTGCTGCCGCACATCCGCGGCAATGTCGGCTTCGTGTTCACCAAGGGCGATCTGGCCGACATCCGCGACAAGCTGATGGAGAGCAAGGTGCGTGCCCCGGCTCGTGCTGGTGCCATCGCTCCGCTGGAGGTCATCATCCCGGCCCAGAACACCGGTCTCGGCCCCGAGAAGACCTCCTTCTTCCAGGCGCTGTCCATCCCGACCAAGATTTCCAAGGGTACGATTGAAATCATCAACGATGTGCCCATTCTGAAGCCCGGTGACAAGGTCGGAGCTTCCGAGGCCACGCTGCTCAACATGTTGAACATCTCGCCGTTCTCGTACGGTCTGCAGATTGAGCAGGTGTACGACTCTGGTTCGATCTTCTCGCCGGAGATTCTGGACATCAAGCCGGAAGATTTGCGCGCCAAGTTCCAGGCCGGAGTGGCCAACCTGGCGGCCGTTTCGCTCGAGATCGGCTACCCGACGCTGGCTTCCGTGCCGCACAGCATTGCCAACGGTTTCCGCAACCTGCTGGCCATCGCCGCCGTCACCGAGGTCGAGTTCAAGGAGGCCGAAACGGTCAAGGAGTTCATCAAGGACCCGAGCAAGTTCGCCGCGGTCGCTGccccggctgctgctgctgcttcggcCGCTCCGGCTGCCGCCGCCAAGGAGGAGAAGAAGGAAGAGTCCGAGTCCGAGGACGACGATATGGGCTTCGGTCTGTTCGATTAA
- the LOC120426078 gene encoding uncharacterized protein LOC120426078 → MSDDECPPLCEMETGGDSNGEEEEADEWEVAEEQNDPVRCLFCEQISPTMTVAIRHAKEQHEFDLGEVRRRFHLDEYSYIKMINYIRREKPEPAVFRSGTSAFWTDDKYLKPVENETWLMFDLDELDEILLNGNGAGSGGARENGNDVGDTMTLTTDQYRKLQGIINELTAQLREKENLLQHAASDIEKMKESFRNLLEQQEQKKSKAPEEKIAQIREELKHCVSTVAVEDDQGYFNTYSHFGIHHDMLSDYVRTASYRDAILENGAIFRDKTVLDLGCGTAILSMFAARAGAKDVISVDQSDIIYQAMDIVRRNKIDNIKFVKGRLEDSELPVEKVDIIVSEWMGYFLLFEGMMDSVIYARKQYLKEGGFILPNRCNISLAGYGDLDRHKEFIGFWKDVYGFDMSCMKKEVLREATVEVCKPEHVITNANIIANFDLMEVDVDCPNFSYDFELTVKRDCTLTALVGYFDTFFELPEHVEFSTSPYTKPTHWKQTLFYVEEPIPVREGQQIKGKFVCRRDPKDARSLFITIEYLGKVLKYTLN, encoded by the exons ATGTCCGACGACG AATGTCCGCCGCTGTGCGAGATGGAAACGGGCGGCGACTCCAACGGGGAGGAGGAGGAAGCGGACGAGTGGGAGGTGGCCGAGGAGCAGAACGACCCGGTGCGGTGTCTGTTTTGCGAGCAGATCTCGCCCACCATGACGGTGGCGATCAGGCATGCGAAGGAGCAGCATGAGTTCGATTTGGGGGAAGTGCGGAGGCGGTTCCACCTGGACGAGTATTCGTACATCAAGATGATCAACTATATCCGGCGGGAGAAGCCGGAGCCGGCGGTGTTTCGGAGTGGAACGAGCGCGTTCTGGACGGATGACAAGTATCTGAAGCCGGTGGAGAACGAAACGTGGCTGATGTTTGATTTGGACGAGTTGGATGAGATTTTGCTGAACGGGAACGGGGCGGGAAGTGGTGGGGCTCGGGAGAATGGGAACGACGTCGGGGACACGATGACGCTGACCACGGACCAGTACCGGAAGTTGCAGGGAATCATCAACGAGCTGACGGCGCAACTGCGCGAGAAGGAGAACCTGCTACAGCACGCTGCCAGTGATATTGAGAAGATGAAGGAGAGCTTCCGAAACCTGCTGGAGCAGCAGGAGCAGAAGAAGTCGAAAGCTCCGGAGGAAAAGATTGCACAAATCCGAGAGGAGTTGAAGCACTGCGTCAGCACGGTTGCGGTCGAGGACGATCAGGGCTATTTCAACACGTATTCTCACTTTGGAATCCATCACGACATGCTGAGCGATTACGTACGGACGGCTAGCTATCGGGACGCGATCCTGGAGAACGGTGCAATATTCCGGGACAAAACGGTGCTGGACTTGGGCTGTGGAACGGCCATTCTGTCCATGTTTGCGGCCAGGGCTGGCGCCAAGGATGTGATTTCCGTTGATCAATCGGACATAATCTACCAAGCGATGGACATTGTGCGACGCAACAAGATCGATAACATCAAGTTCGTCAAGGGACGACTCGAGGACAGTGAACTTCCGGTGGAGAAGGTTGACATCATCGTTTCCGAGTGGATGGGTTACTTCCTGCTGTTCGAGGGCATGATGGACAGCGTGATTTACGCCCGCAAGCAATATCTCAAAGAGGGCGGCTTCATCCTTCCGAACCGGTGCAACATCAGCTTGGCCGGGTACGGAGACCTCGATCGGCACAAAGAGTTCATCGGCTTCTGGAAGGACGTGTATGGGTTCGATATGTCCTGCATGAAGAAGGAAGTCCTGCGCGAAGCCACCGTCGAAGTCTGCAAGCCAGAACACGTAATCACAAACGCCAACATCATCGCAAACTTTGACCTCATGGAGGTCGACGTGGACTGTCCCAACTTTAGCTACGACTTTGAGCTCACCGTCAAGCGCGACTGCACCCTTACGGCCCTGGTCGGCTACTTCGACACCTTCTTCGAACTGCCAGAGCACGTGGAGTTCTCCACCTCGCCGTACACCAAACCAACGCACTGGAAGCAAACCCTGTTCTACGTCGAGGAACCCATCCCGGTGCGCGAGGGCCAACAGATCAAGGGCAAGTTCGTGTGCCGACGTGACCCCAAAGACGCCCGCTCCCTCTTCATCACGATCGAGTACCTCGGCAAGGTGCTCAAGTACACCCTAAACTAG